From Candidatus Neomarinimicrobiota bacterium, the proteins below share one genomic window:
- a CDS encoding GNAT family N-acetyltransferase, with amino-acid sequence MKTQPDHQGITLVPVKTKRQLRKFIMFPWKIYKKDPNWVPPVISEQKKFFNKKKNPYFRHSEAQLFLAYRMRQVIGRISAHTNTRHNQFHHDRTGFIGFFECINSLRGAAALFNAAEIWLKEKGCDRIWGPENFSVNHNVGLLVQGFNQPPVFEMTYNPKYYIRLFEGSGFKKIQDLYAWKTNLEEKPPKRVQDVALLARTMPGLVVRKIDIKHIQKEAEKIITIYNQAWDKNWGAVPLTPEESKKTIRDLLKIANPDYLWIAEINGQAVGTAICLPNVNEQLIHLNGRLLSPRTIRMMIRHKNKFESYRVFIMGVLEEFRHFGIDSLMYYMLYEQAIKDGVKWGEMSWILESNTVMNHIIASLGAERYKTYRIYERKIGV; translated from the coding sequence ATGAAAACTCAACCTGATCATCAGGGCATTACGCTTGTACCTGTAAAAACGAAACGGCAGTTACGTAAATTCATCATGTTCCCCTGGAAAATTTACAAAAAGGATCCGAACTGGGTTCCGCCGGTTATTTCCGAACAGAAAAAGTTCTTTAACAAAAAGAAGAATCCTTATTTCAGACATTCTGAAGCCCAGTTGTTTTTAGCCTATCGGATGCGCCAGGTGATCGGAAGGATATCGGCACACACCAATACCCGCCACAACCAGTTTCATCATGACCGAACCGGTTTTATCGGATTTTTTGAATGCATCAACAGTCTTCGCGGTGCGGCAGCTCTTTTCAATGCAGCCGAGATATGGTTAAAAGAGAAGGGCTGCGACAGGATATGGGGACCTGAAAACTTTTCAGTTAATCACAATGTGGGGTTACTGGTTCAGGGATTTAACCAGCCACCGGTTTTTGAAATGACCTATAATCCCAAATATTATATTCGTTTATTTGAAGGATCGGGATTTAAAAAGATCCAGGATTTATATGCGTGGAAAACCAATCTTGAAGAGAAACCTCCGAAAAGAGTTCAGGATGTGGCATTACTGGCCCGGACCATGCCGGGACTGGTTGTCCGGAAGATTGATATCAAGCATATTCAAAAAGAAGCAGAAAAGATCATTACCATCTACAATCAGGCCTGGGATAAAAACTGGGGTGCCGTACCCCTCACACCGGAAGAATCCAAAAAAACGATACGGGATCTGTTGAAAATTGCCAATCCCGATTATTTATGGATTGCTGAAATCAACGGACAAGCTGTTGGAACGGCCATTTGCCTGCCGAATGTCAACGAACAGCTGATTCATCTGAACGGTCGTCTTTTATCGCCACGGACCATCCGGATGATGATCCGTCACAAGAATAAATTTGAATCATACCGTGTGTTTATTATGGGGGTGCTGGAGGAATTCAGACATTTCGGGATTGACAGCCTGATGTATTATATGCTATATGAACAGGCCATCAAGGACGGTGTAAAATGGGGTGAAATGTCCTGGATTCTCGAAAGTAATACCGTTATGAACCATATCATTGCATCCCTGGGCGCAGAACGATATAAAACTTACAGGATTTACGAACGGAAGATAGGAGTATGA
- the dusB gene encoding tRNA dihydrouridine synthase DusB: protein MQFLLEKLKIGVPLFLAPMAGVTDMPFRQICRDFGAEISYSEFVSSEGVIRNNLKTLRYMTFQENERPVGIQIFGHDPKVLADAATFIEKTFHPDLIDLNFGCPVPKVVKKGAGSALLKDLERLRDIASAVSSSVTIPVTAKIRSGWDDNHVVIPHIAPVLEESGIQLVTLHPRTTLMRYKGRADWSLIRRLKENTRLPVIGNGDIRTAGDALRMMDETGCDGVMVGRGALGNPWLLRQIKAALTGTAIPENPSPKEKMDLMSQHFREVVRFYGTEQGYKVFKSHIAWYTTGLPHGSAFRQKANMCRSVHEMETVIATYQTLLKELSEG, encoded by the coding sequence ATGCAATTCCTTTTAGAAAAACTTAAAATCGGGGTCCCTCTTTTTCTTGCCCCCATGGCCGGTGTTACGGATATGCCTTTTCGGCAGATCTGCCGTGATTTTGGTGCCGAAATCAGCTACTCCGAATTTGTCAGTTCGGAAGGCGTTATCCGAAATAATCTGAAAACCCTTCGTTATATGACATTTCAAGAGAATGAACGGCCTGTAGGAATTCAGATTTTCGGTCATGATCCAAAGGTTTTGGCGGATGCAGCCACTTTTATTGAAAAAACGTTTCATCCCGATCTCATCGATTTGAATTTCGGTTGTCCCGTCCCCAAAGTGGTTAAAAAGGGAGCCGGAAGTGCCCTGTTGAAAGACCTGGAAAGGCTTCGGGATATTGCCTCAGCCGTTTCATCATCTGTAACGATACCGGTGACGGCAAAAATACGTTCCGGATGGGATGATAACCATGTGGTGATTCCTCACATTGCTCCGGTTTTGGAAGAGAGCGGCATTCAGCTGGTCACTCTCCATCCCCGGACAACACTCATGCGGTATAAAGGCCGGGCGGACTGGTCCCTGATCCGGCGGCTGAAAGAAAATACCCGGCTGCCTGTCATCGGAAACGGGGATATCCGTACCGCCGGTGATGCCCTGCGAATGATGGATGAAACGGGGTGCGACGGTGTGATGGTCGGCAGGGGCGCTTTGGGAAATCCCTGGTTGCTCAGACAAATTAAAGCCGCCCTGACCGGAACAGCTATCCCGGAGAATCCTTCTCCCAAAGAAAAAATGGATCTTATGAGTCAGCATTTCAGGGAAGTGGTAAGATTTTACGGCACGGAACAGGGCTATAAAGTTTTCAAGTCCCATATCGCCTGGTATACTACAGGACTTCCCCATGGATCCGCCTTCAGACAAAAAGCCAATATGTGCCGGTCAGTCCACGAAATGGAAACGGTGATCGCCACTTATCAAACCCTGTTGAAAGAGCTTTCTGAAGGCTAA
- a CDS encoding NAD(P)-dependent oxidoreductase, with protein MSRIFVTGGTGFIGRQLTALLLEQGYDVTLLMHHRNYNGPSHPNLSLIRGDIREPSSWEQKLKACDAIIHLAGSISETSLYRYIRYNSEPTQILAEAASRIPRIRQFIFISSLAAAGPSKPGHPLSEYQPANPVSDYGKSKLMAESRLLFSTGDFQKVIIRPPVVYGPGDRSFFKIFHMIHHRIKPVVHHGIQELSLIHVTDLCSMITGLLLNPRLSHDEIFFVNDGTDIHPLKDLFTQLETMMERRAIPVPITRFMMGSTAYLSGLAGTLRGKAPLVNMSKYRELKQAAWCCKSEKILSFLEYRIKYPLEIGLRDTYNWYRRHQWL; from the coding sequence ATGAGCCGAATTTTCGTCACGGGAGGAACCGGTTTTATCGGCCGGCAACTGACTGCACTTTTGCTGGAGCAGGGGTACGATGTGACCCTATTAATGCATCACCGGAATTATAACGGTCCCTCTCATCCTAACCTTTCCCTGATCCGGGGTGATATCCGGGAGCCTTCATCGTGGGAGCAGAAACTGAAAGCATGTGATGCAATCATTCACCTGGCCGGATCTATCAGTGAGACCAGCCTGTACCGTTATATCAGGTATAACAGTGAACCAACCCAGATATTGGCGGAAGCGGCGTCCCGCATTCCCCGAATCCGGCAATTTATATTTATCAGTTCTTTGGCAGCAGCCGGTCCATCCAAACCAGGGCACCCTCTCTCGGAATACCAGCCGGCAAATCCCGTAAGTGATTATGGAAAATCCAAACTTATGGCAGAAAGCCGTTTACTCTTTTCAACCGGGGATTTTCAAAAGGTCATCATCCGTCCCCCGGTTGTATACGGCCCCGGGGATCGCAGTTTCTTTAAAATATTCCACATGATTCACCACCGGATAAAACCTGTTGTACATCATGGCATTCAGGAACTGTCTTTAATTCATGTGACGGATTTGTGTTCTATGATCACCGGACTCCTTTTAAATCCCCGTCTGAGTCATGATGAAATTTTCTTTGTCAACGATGGGACGGATATTCATCCTTTAAAGGATCTGTTCACCCAATTGGAGACAATGATGGAAAGACGGGCTATTCCCGTACCGATCACCCGTTTCATGATGGGGAGCACTGCTTATCTTTCTGGTTTAGCCGGCACCCTTAGGGGAAAAGCACCCCTGGTGAATATGAGCAAATACAGGGAATTAAAGCAAGCTGCCTGGTGTTGCAAAAGTGAAAAAATTCTGAGTTTCCTGGAATACCGCATCAAATATCCTCTGGAGATTGGGCTCAGAGATACCTACAATTGGTATAGGCGTCATCAATGGTTATAA
- the murQ gene encoding N-acetylmuramic acid 6-phosphate etherase, with the protein MAISDKHTEMQNLASMNIDEMNTGEILHLINNEDKTVPLAVEKAIPEVGEFVDKVVESFHKKGKLYYIGAGTSGRLGVLDASEIPPTYSAPNSLVQGIMCGGLAALVTAVEGAEDEYDEGVKIVEERGLTENDCLLGITTSGMASYVHAALKRAKEIGVTTGLLVCNEYEKPDYVDVLIKTIVGPEVITGSTRMKAGTATKLILNMITTSAMVLMHKTYGNLMVDLMTTNKKLWDRGARIVRHCTGIDYDKAMNLLIKAGGRVKATLVMASLNVSYEEAERRLKVHDGSLRKTLDEEGITLNL; encoded by the coding sequence ATGGCCATCAGCGACAAACACACGGAAATGCAAAATCTGGCAAGTATGAATATCGATGAGATGAATACCGGCGAAATTCTTCATCTCATAAACAACGAGGATAAAACCGTCCCCCTGGCTGTTGAAAAAGCCATTCCCGAAGTCGGGGAATTTGTGGACAAAGTTGTTGAAAGTTTTCACAAAAAGGGGAAATTATACTATATCGGTGCCGGAACAAGCGGCCGTCTGGGTGTACTGGATGCATCGGAAATTCCACCCACTTATTCAGCTCCCAATTCCCTGGTTCAGGGTATCATGTGTGGTGGACTCGCAGCCCTGGTTACTGCCGTTGAAGGAGCTGAGGATGAATATGACGAAGGCGTTAAAATTGTGGAAGAACGGGGGCTGACAGAAAATGACTGCCTTCTGGGAATTACCACAAGCGGGATGGCATCCTATGTCCATGCTGCCCTGAAGCGTGCCAAGGAAATCGGCGTCACAACGGGACTCCTGGTATGTAATGAATATGAAAAACCCGATTATGTGGATGTGCTGATCAAAACAATCGTAGGACCCGAAGTGATCACCGGTTCGACCCGTATGAAAGCAGGGACTGCCACAAAATTGATTCTGAATATGATTACTACGTCGGCCATGGTGCTGATGCATAAAACCTACGGGAACCTCATGGTGGATCTCATGACCACCAATAAGAAATTGTGGGATCGAGGCGCGCGTATTGTAAGGCATTGTACGGGTATCGACTACGACAAAGCCATGAATCTTTTGATCAAAGCCGGCGGACGGGTCAAGGCAACTCTCGTGATGGCTTCTTTGAATGTCTCCTATGAAGAAGCGGAAAGACGATTAAAAGTGCACGATGGATCTCTTCGGAAAACCCTGGATGAAGAGGGAATTACTTTAAATTTATAA
- a CDS encoding nodulation protein NfeD: MKKITVFFASLCLPFLLHGGVIYNVRLDGIINPASSRYIENSLELAVKDSAVCFILEMDTPGGLMTAMKDIIKTEFNSPIPFIVYISPSGAQAASAGVFITLASHYAAMAPGTNIGAAHPVPAGGGGGIFGGQSQDSLNIMGEKTENDAVSYIRSLAEKTGRNANWAEDAVRKSVSITANEAVALHVVDTIATDLTSLLNILGGKTFQISGKPVTLPENLPDQQVIHREMSWTDRLLDVFSNPNIAYIFLMLGFYGLFFEITHPGSVFPGALGVLFLLIAFFSFQMLPVNYAGIALILFGIILLILEVNIVSFGLLTIGGLAAMLIGSTMLIDSPDPLIQISKGIIYPVVILTALFIIVVVRLVIKAMKNRPMTGFEGLTGLKGTAETEITSLGGTVFVNGEIWKAVSDEPLPKGTSIEVIDVHNMILKVKKV, encoded by the coding sequence ATGAAAAAGATCACGGTTTTTTTTGCAAGCTTATGTCTGCCCTTTCTTCTCCATGGCGGAGTCATATACAATGTCCGTCTGGACGGCATTATTAATCCTGCGTCATCCCGATATATTGAGAACAGTCTGGAACTGGCCGTGAAAGATTCAGCTGTCTGCTTTATTCTTGAAATGGATACACCGGGCGGCTTGATGACGGCCATGAAAGATATCATCAAAACAGAGTTCAATTCACCGATCCCCTTTATCGTTTATATTTCCCCTTCAGGGGCACAAGCCGCGTCAGCCGGTGTATTTATCACCCTGGCCTCCCATTATGCCGCCATGGCGCCTGGGACCAACATCGGTGCCGCTCATCCGGTACCGGCTGGAGGCGGAGGCGGTATATTCGGCGGGCAAAGTCAGGACAGCCTGAATATCATGGGCGAAAAGACTGAGAATGATGCAGTATCGTACATTCGTTCACTGGCAGAAAAGACTGGCCGCAATGCAAACTGGGCGGAGGATGCCGTCAGAAAATCCGTCTCCATTACTGCCAATGAAGCCGTCGCCTTGCATGTCGTAGATACCATCGCCACAGACCTTACATCCCTCCTGAATATCCTCGGGGGGAAAACCTTTCAGATTAGTGGAAAACCCGTTACACTCCCTGAGAATCTGCCGGATCAACAAGTGATACACCGTGAGATGTCCTGGACAGACCGCCTGCTGGATGTCTTCAGCAATCCAAATATCGCCTATATTTTTCTTATGCTGGGTTTTTACGGACTCTTTTTTGAAATCACCCATCCCGGATCGGTTTTCCCAGGTGCCCTGGGAGTACTTTTTCTACTCATCGCCTTTTTTTCCTTTCAGATGCTTCCGGTGAATTATGCAGGAATTGCCCTGATTCTTTTCGGGATCATCCTGTTGATTCTGGAAGTGAATATTGTCAGTTTTGGATTATTAACCATAGGAGGACTTGCGGCAATGCTCATCGGATCAACCATGCTGATTGATTCCCCTGATCCTCTGATTCAGATATCAAAGGGAATTATTTATCCTGTCGTCATCCTAACGGCCCTGTTTATCATCGTGGTGGTGCGCCTGGTGATAAAAGCCATGAAAAACCGCCCCATGACCGGATTTGAAGGACTCACCGGTCTGAAGGGCACAGCCGAAACAGAAATTACTTCTTTGGGAGGGACTGTTTTTGTGAATGGTGAAATATGGAAAGCCGTCTCGGATGAGCCCCTTCCAAAAGGGACGTCCATCGAAGTTATCGACGTCCATAATATGATTTTAAAAGTTAAAAAAGTCTAA
- a CDS encoding DUF814 domain-containing protein gives MPDGIGLISGGLDSLLAMRLMMEQDLDLLGIVIDTGFSSMFEEDGKSNAYADKPSIAEVARNIGFPLEIIPVHEAYWEMIKNPRHGYGKHINPCLDCRILMLKTATRVMHEKNAAFVFTGEVIGQRPKSQLSHQLKISERESGLEGRLLRPLSAKCLPPTIPEQEGLVKRELLEGIRGRSRKRQLELADRWGLADLSVAGGANCFLIDAGYSARMKDLFRYKGKDHITGTDRALLRVGRHFRLSKSLKFIVSRNEDEHKRLLEIASGLPMLECADVIGAVGVLSGTFTDGDVLRAGELLGRYSKGRKRDSVQVALTQNGNILKSFHVSPERDRQVLDSLLI, from the coding sequence TTGCCTGATGGAATTGGACTGATATCCGGCGGACTCGATTCACTGCTGGCCATGCGCCTGATGATGGAGCAGGATCTGGATCTCCTTGGAATTGTAATAGATACAGGATTTTCTTCCATGTTTGAGGAAGATGGAAAATCTAATGCCTATGCGGATAAACCCTCTATCGCAGAGGTTGCCCGGAATATAGGTTTTCCCCTGGAAATTATCCCGGTGCATGAAGCATACTGGGAGATGATAAAGAATCCCCGGCATGGCTATGGCAAACACATAAATCCCTGCCTGGATTGTCGAATTCTCATGTTGAAAACAGCCACTCGGGTGATGCATGAAAAAAATGCGGCTTTTGTGTTTACCGGTGAAGTGATTGGACAGCGTCCAAAGAGCCAGCTCTCCCACCAGTTGAAAATTTCTGAACGTGAAAGCGGACTGGAAGGACGCCTTTTAAGGCCCTTGTCGGCCAAATGTCTTCCCCCCACGATTCCTGAACAGGAGGGACTGGTAAAGCGGGAGTTGCTGGAAGGTATCAGGGGAAGAAGCCGTAAACGTCAGTTGGAACTGGCGGACCGGTGGGGGCTTGCAGACCTGTCTGTTGCCGGGGGAGCAAACTGTTTTCTCATCGATGCCGGTTATTCTGCAAGGATGAAAGATCTTTTCCGATATAAAGGGAAGGATCATATCACCGGAACCGACCGGGCCCTCTTGCGGGTGGGACGCCATTTCAGGTTATCGAAATCTCTGAAATTTATTGTATCAAGAAATGAAGATGAACATAAACGGCTTCTGGAAATAGCTTCCGGATTGCCGATGTTGGAATGTGCGGATGTTATCGGAGCAGTGGGCGTTTTGTCCGGGACCTTCACGGATGGGGACGTGTTGAGGGCCGGTGAACTTTTAGGGCGCTACAGTAAAGGTCGCAAAAGAGATTCTGTCCAGGTAGCTCTGACACAAAACGGCAATATCCTGAAATCTTTTCACGTATCTCCCGAAAGGGACCGGCAGGTTCTGGACAGTTTATTGATTTAA
- the mqnE gene encoding aminofutalosine synthase MqnE — MIQALTAEQEIIFKGYESLAEKVLTGQRLFFEEGVSLFRNISLPAVGYLANIRREAVSNHKAYYIRNQVINYSNICINRCSFCAFHRKRDTNGAYTLTLADIEKKVRDHLHEPISEIHVVGGLHPDLPFSYYVDMVRLLKSLRPQAVLKMYDAVEIDYFSRISGKSVERVLEDLMEAGLQALPGGGAELFAPRVRKILCPEKISAERWLNITKIAHRMGLKSNATMLYGHVETPEERVDHMVRIRELQDETGGILNFIPLPYQPLNNALKGKRTFAGDDLKVQAVSRLMLDNIPHVKAFWIYLTPPVAQIALNFGADDIDGTVIEEHVAHEAGAETRSAMTVNELKKLIRSAGYTPVERDTFFREIREDR; from the coding sequence TTTAACAGGTCAGCGACTCTTTTTTGAAGAAGGTGTATCTCTCTTTCGGAATATATCCCTCCCTGCTGTTGGTTATCTTGCCAATATACGCCGGGAAGCAGTCTCCAACCATAAAGCCTATTATATCCGGAATCAGGTGATTAATTATTCCAATATATGTATAAACCGATGCTCATTTTGCGCTTTTCACCGAAAACGGGACACAAACGGGGCCTATACTCTTACATTGGCGGATATTGAAAAAAAAGTGCGGGACCATCTCCATGAGCCAATAAGTGAAATTCATGTGGTGGGCGGACTTCATCCGGATTTGCCCTTCAGTTACTATGTTGACATGGTTCGACTGCTAAAATCATTACGTCCCCAGGCTGTACTGAAAATGTATGATGCCGTAGAAATTGACTATTTTTCCCGGATTTCCGGTAAAAGCGTGGAACGGGTCCTTGAGGATTTGATGGAAGCCGGACTGCAGGCACTGCCGGGAGGTGGAGCTGAACTCTTTGCCCCCCGGGTGAGGAAAATACTTTGCCCTGAAAAAATTTCCGCTGAACGCTGGCTTAACATCACAAAAATTGCTCATCGCATGGGTCTGAAAAGTAATGCCACCATGTTATACGGCCATGTGGAAACGCCGGAAGAACGGGTGGATCACATGGTACGGATACGGGAACTACAGGATGAAACAGGAGGTATCCTTAATTTTATCCCCTTACCATACCAGCCTTTGAATAATGCCCTGAAAGGAAAAAGGACCTTTGCCGGGGATGACCTGAAAGTTCAGGCTGTGAGTCGCTTGATGCTGGATAATATCCCACATGTCAAGGCTTTTTGGATTTATCTGACACCGCCGGTAGCCCAGATTGCCCTGAATTTTGGTGCCGATGATATTGACGGGACGGTGATTGAAGAACATGTAGCCCATGAAGCCGGAGCAGAAACCCGGTCCGCCATGACGGTCAATGAATTGAAAAAACTGATCCGTTCAGCCGGATATACTCCTGTGGAAAGAGATACTTTTTTCCGGGAAATCAGAGAAGATCGATGA
- a CDS encoding DUF1343 domain-containing protein, protein MKRTVVFIFFPLILAGFLRCTSDKAGQTQTGLDILSKEGCTLLKGKNVGIVTNHTAYNRQGNHISDIIHGMEDVTLTAIFAPEHGFRGTAEAGEYITEGIDSKTGARIYSIYGSTRKPTPEMLQDVDVLVFDIQDVGARFYTYISTMGNVMEAGAENGIPVLILDRPNPLGGWVEGPLLDLQWKSFVGMYPIPIRHGLTVGELAQMIKGEGWILEADALDLKVITMKNWHPKMFWEETGLTWIDPSPNIGGMNPATLYPGLCLLEATNVSEGRGTDHAFEWIGADFIQGEELAEALRALNIEGLTIEPVSFTPVDLPGKATNPKFENVEIEGISLQVTDPEIFESVTFGVTLLNTLNKLYPDDFEISRPEWANRLWGEESLNQAMTGDLSMENLMMAVRQDVEDFLPLKEKYSLYR, encoded by the coding sequence ATGAAAAGAACGGTTGTTTTTATATTTTTTCCCCTTATTTTGGCCGGATTTCTACGTTGTACCTCCGACAAGGCCGGACAAACCCAAACGGGTCTGGATATTTTATCAAAAGAGGGATGCACTCTGCTAAAAGGTAAAAATGTGGGTATTGTGACGAACCATACGGCCTACAACAGACAGGGAAACCATATATCAGATATTATTCACGGGATGGAGGATGTGACCCTGACGGCGATTTTTGCACCGGAACATGGATTTCGGGGGACTGCAGAGGCCGGTGAATACATTACCGAAGGGATTGATTCCAAAACGGGAGCCCGGATTTACAGCATTTACGGATCCACCCGGAAACCCACACCGGAGATGTTACAGGATGTGGATGTTCTGGTTTTCGATATACAGGATGTGGGAGCCCGGTTTTATACCTATATCTCTACCATGGGAAATGTGATGGAAGCCGGGGCGGAAAACGGGATACCGGTCTTGATCCTGGATCGGCCCAACCCCCTGGGAGGATGGGTGGAAGGCCCTCTTTTGGATTTGCAGTGGAAATCCTTTGTGGGGATGTATCCCATTCCCATTCGTCATGGACTCACGGTAGGTGAGCTGGCACAGATGATCAAAGGTGAAGGCTGGATCCTTGAAGCAGATGCCCTGGATTTAAAGGTGATCACCATGAAAAACTGGCATCCCAAAATGTTCTGGGAGGAAACCGGATTGACATGGATCGATCCGTCACCCAATATCGGGGGAATGAATCCGGCCACATTGTATCCGGGACTCTGTCTGTTGGAAGCTACAAATGTATCCGAAGGGCGGGGGACAGATCATGCCTTTGAATGGATTGGTGCTGATTTTATCCAGGGTGAGGAACTGGCTGAAGCTCTCAGAGCTTTGAATATTGAAGGACTGACCATCGAGCCGGTGTCATTCACTCCTGTCGATCTGCCCGGTAAGGCTACCAATCCAAAGTTTGAAAATGTGGAAATTGAAGGCATTTCCCTTCAAGTCACTGATCCTGAAATATTTGAATCGGTCACATTTGGTGTAACCTTACTGAATACCCTGAACAAGCTCTATCCGGATGACTTTGAAATATCCCGCCCTGAATGGGCAAACCGTCTTTGGGGAGAGGAATCACTGAATCAGGCGATGACAGGTGATCTTTCCATGGAAAACCTCATGATGGCTGTCCGCCAGGATGTGGAAGATTTCCTCCCTCTGAAAGAAAAGTATTCACTGTATCGGTAA
- a CDS encoding slipin family protein: MMFSPSFFPVLTVGIIVVLFLSSAIHILKEYERGVIFRLGRLIKTKGPGLIIVIPFVDKLVKVSLRTVVMDVPEQDIITKDNVSVKVNAVIYFRVLSPEKAVVQVEDYYFATSQLSQTTLRSILGQSELDELLSDRDKINHSLQEIIDRQTDPWGVKVANVEIKHVDLPVEMQRSMAKQAEAERERRAKIIAAEGEFQAAQKLSDAAEIIDVHPSAIQLRYLQTLIEISSENNTTTVFPIPLDIFEPFKRYIEKGQPKDTQKKT, translated from the coding sequence ATGATGTTTTCTCCATCCTTCTTTCCCGTCTTAACGGTTGGGATTATCGTTGTTTTATTTTTATCCTCGGCGATTCATATCCTGAAAGAGTATGAACGGGGAGTTATTTTTCGTTTGGGACGTTTAATCAAAACCAAGGGCCCGGGCCTGATCATTGTCATTCCATTTGTGGATAAACTGGTGAAAGTCTCTTTGAGAACCGTGGTTATGGATGTGCCCGAGCAGGATATTATCACGAAAGACAATGTATCCGTCAAGGTAAATGCGGTGATTTATTTCAGGGTTCTGAGTCCGGAAAAAGCCGTGGTTCAGGTAGAGGATTATTACTTTGCCACATCCCAGCTTTCGCAGACAACACTCCGGTCCATTCTGGGTCAGAGTGAACTGGACGAACTGCTGTCAGACCGGGATAAAATCAACCATTCCCTTCAGGAGATCATTGACCGTCAGACCGATCCCTGGGGAGTAAAGGTGGCCAATGTAGAAATCAAACATGTTGATTTACCCGTTGAGATGCAGCGTTCCATGGCCAAGCAGGCCGAGGCCGAGCGTGAACGGCGGGCAAAAATCATTGCCGCCGAAGGAGAATTTCAGGCAGCCCAGAAACTCAGCGATGCGGCGGAAATTATTGACGTACATCCATCAGCCATACAGTTGCGATATTTACAAACACTGATAGAAATTTCCAGCGAGAACAATACGACCACCGTCTTCCCCATCCCTCTGGATATCTTTGAACCATTTAAACGCTATATTGAAAAAGGGCAGCCGAAAGATACTCAGAAAAAGACCTGA
- the rfaD gene encoding ADP-glyceromanno-heptose 6-epimerase, which translates to MNYNGKKLLITGGAGFIGSNLVKTIAARWPDAEICVLDAFVNGHFKNLIGYQGELIAGDLTDEKILKQLKNRPFDVIFHQGAITDTTVSDQKKMIEVNTNSFSFLLDLASLNQATLVYASSAAVYGNSPSPNRVGKGEIPENVYGYSKYLMDEMTRLYLKKYPDLQHNIVGLRYFNVYGPGEYYKGKMASMILQLALKMRKNITPRLFKFGDQRRDFVFVDDIVQANLKAATAGVSGIFNAGSGVSRTFNDIVAILNEALGTDHYIEYFDNPYAFYQNNTCADIQESRDKLGYSPNYTLEKGIQKTVDWIQSSMKDADPISE; encoded by the coding sequence ATGAACTATAACGGGAAGAAGTTACTGATTACAGGCGGTGCCGGATTCATCGGTTCAAATCTTGTAAAAACCATTGCCGCTCGTTGGCCTGATGCCGAAATCTGCGTTTTGGATGCTTTTGTGAATGGCCATTTTAAAAACCTAATCGGGTATCAGGGTGAATTGATTGCCGGGGATTTGACGGATGAAAAGATTCTTAAGCAGTTAAAAAACCGGCCTTTTGATGTGATTTTTCATCAGGGGGCTATTACCGATACAACGGTGAGTGACCAGAAAAAGATGATAGAAGTGAACACCAACTCCTTTTCTTTTCTTCTGGATCTTGCCTCCCTCAATCAGGCCACCCTCGTCTATGCCTCAAGTGCCGCTGTCTATGGAAATTCTCCCTCGCCCAACAGGGTGGGAAAAGGAGAAATTCCAGAAAATGTCTACGGGTATTCAAAATATTTGATGGATGAAATGACTCGCCTATATCTGAAAAAATATCCGGATCTTCAGCACAATATTGTCGGACTCCGGTACTTCAATGTCTATGGCCCCGGAGAATATTATAAGGGAAAAATGGCGTCCATGATCCTGCAACTTGCCCTGAAAATGCGAAAAAATATCACGCCACGCCTTTTTAAATTTGGCGATCAGCGGCGGGATTTTGTGTTCGTGGACGATATTGTTCAGGCGAATCTGAAAGCGGCTACGGCAGGTGTCAGTGGGATTTTCAATGCCGGTTCGGGTGTTTCAAGGACCTTTAACGACATTGTAGCTATTCTGAACGAAGCCCTTGGAACGGATCATTACATTGAATATTTTGACAATCCCTATGCGTTTTATCAGAATAATACCTGTGCGGATATACAGGAATCCCGGGATAAATTAGGCTATTCTCCCAATTATACACTGGAAAAGGGGATTCAAAAAACTGTAGATTGGATTCAATCTTCAATGAAGGATGCTGATCCCATAAGCGAATGA